The segment TGCATTTTGCAGTGCATAgcataaatgagaaaataaaaaaataaagtttttaaaactatcgtgttaatatcaaatgaaagagctcgttagtctcaaacatttttttttgtaattttaaaataaatagaagtttagaagttatttaagaaaaaaccggccaagtgcgagtcggactcgggcaccgagggttccgtatttgttgttatagaaatacatcatctgtgaaaatttcaactgcctagctatcacggtacagcctggtgacagacagacagacggacagcagtcagagcagcagtcttagtaatagggttccgtttttaccctttgggtacggaaccctaaaaaaagccaaaaatgaccattccccccccttcatgtctgaaactactgggtctaaaatttaaaaaaaatatacataatagctcaggaaaacctattagaaatgtgcagtcaagcgtgagtcggacttaattatttagtttatgatccgacccctacggattttttaaaaacatctcacgtttcacataaaaaatagctacattgttaaaaattgtgtaatgtacggaacccttggaacgcgagtccgtctcgcacttggccggtttttgctaTAGATTACAGCTCAATTAAGTGTATGGAAGAAAAttgtatcaaagaggatataatgttatatctatctttgatagtactAACATTCTGATAAGTACAAAGAACTGTTCAAGAGTAACAAAAGCGATACATGCAACCAAAAATTATACTATTAAGACTAGGTGCATACAAAAATTGGTGAAAttggcaaataaatataaaggaatgttttctgcagcaatgtgCAGTGGtcataataatttacatatttgttGCAATCTAATTTACACCCTTGAACCAAACAAAatagtatttcttttgtttcataccttttttttttcaaacaaatacaaggttaaaattaaaaatagggaaatttGGCATGCTGGGCCttaacatacaataaaatttatctaGCTGACATGTCCCATAACTAGACAGAGATTTTTCTAGCACGAACGAGGCAACACTAGTGACTTCCTTCCGAGAATTAGTTCATCAATATCTTATAATTGTCATAACAAATGTGGCATGTTTGGAAATAAATGAACAAGAGTAACGAAACTATCAATTATATTTAATGCTTTACCCACTTagttcataattaaaaaaaaaaacatgacataCACCAAGATTGTTTTTCAAATTGCCATCGCCAATAAAACCATCACATAGGTTTTCTTACATGATTCTCCAGGTGAACTACCAATTTTTTTCCCATATTTTTGGGTGTCAAACTTCTTtgtctttgaaaaaaaaatccgcataaattgaaaaaaagatttttcaacttttactGATGTAATGAGTGCATAGCAGAAATAtggaaaagaaaaagaattaaCACTGAAGGGTATCAATAACAGGATtgtcgatgtttttattttgtcaagcaCTAACAATGATGTTCGTGCTAGAAAAATCTCTATCTGCCAATAACACAGCAACTAAATAATttagttagatttttttttacagtttcatcctaaaaaaatgaattttcaataCCTACAACAAgagcaaatattaaaaacagagaATCACattacgttaaaaaaaaaacaagtaggtatacagtatttatttatttatttaatctttattgcacaaaagaaaaaccttacagtacaaaaggtggacttaatgccataaggcattctctaccagtcaaccttaaggttaagcagagagattgtgggcaGTGCTACAAATAcgacagcaaaaataaaataaaaatgacatataattacatatatacaaatataatatacatatatactatatataaataacgacgagactcattatgaaactaataaaaatatactaagAAACTTTCATTCCGCTGgcatagaaagcacgtaaggattttttgaacgtggacttatttggcgcattttttatgttaaaaggaagtccgttcCAAAGGCACAGTGAACATGAACCCGGTTCGGTGAAGAGGGATGGACAGACATATTGCCAGAAGAGCGAAGTTGGCGGTCGCGAGAAATGCCGTAGTATTGAAATAAGGATTTGAGGTACTCAGGAGAGTGTGGATCGTTAAGCACAGAAAAGAGAGTGGAAAAGCGAATATTGCGATCGATTCTACAGAGTATGTACAGTTACAAGGTAAATGCCAAGTGCATAAACTAACAAAACAACATATATTAAGAAACAATGGAAACATCAACAAACTATTCTGCTTTTATACGCTCATTACACTTTTCTTTGTCGTCTTTTGACGCTTCGCTGCCCTTATCTTCATCTGCTTTGTTTTCCAACTTCTTCTTTCCAAACATACAAACTCCTCCTTCACAACTGAACGGGGCTTCCGTCTTCACTACGTTGCCGTCCGCGTCCTTGACTGCCCAAGGATTCCAGAAACGAAGCACGTATGGCTGGATAAATCTATGCCAGATGAGCAGCAGCACAGGGATAATGAAGCAAGGCACACAAACCATGTTGACGCACGATTCAAACTTGTATGAGGGCGTCACGTATGTAGAATAATTGAAAATACGTGACCAAATTGCTTATTAAGAATTTTGAAGATTTCCGGGTCGTGTTTATCAATGACGTTTCTTAGAGCGATGGATAAGCATATATTATACTCCAAACTACGGAAGTTACAGTTTGCAATACCAAATTCACTTTATTTTTGCGgataagttatttattatgaatttaCCATTATCATTATCAAAGTGTCAAAGACGAGCTTATTCAGCTTATGTCAAAGtcagaatttgaaattgaaTGTCATTGTCAAAATGAAACCAATTAATGCACAGCCGAGTAATGTTCGGCCCGACAATGTACTGTGTTAAATTGTATGAATTAACTCAATTTATAAGGCTGACCTGTCATTATCTACAATATCAGAATATctcatactagcttttgcccgcgacttcgtcagcgtggagttagtaattttggtttttatcgattctccatacaaacatccacccccttaaaggatgacttctgggataattaaattaaataattatttatttcagaaattcaatttccataatatattagttacttattctattaactcttaacctatgttagtgacaatatctatgtatgtaatctatctatactttaactattataaacatgtaggctactccagtacttccagaaagcgccatctatcctgtctgcgactgtggctaggatgctgttagtgctgccgcgcacgcgccgcaccagCGACGCCACCCGCTTGCGCATGATGGCGTGGAAGCCGTCggtgcgcgcctccgcgaacataccaCTAGCGCTGCAatagcgcggcagccccaacagcatcctaaaagcattattatattggacgcgtaggGCGCTGTACATAGGGctaaggacatagggtagtttttgaGGGTATCCTTTAAGGGGACGAAAAGGGGGGtg is part of the Cydia strobilella chromosome 17, ilCydStro3.1, whole genome shotgun sequence genome and harbors:
- the LOC134748960 gene encoding UPF0729 protein AAEL015238 codes for the protein MVCVPCFIIPVLLLIWHRFIQPYVLRFWNPWAVKDADGNVVKTEAPFSCEGGVCMFGKKKLENKADEDKGSEASKDDKEKCNERIKAE